From one Lotus japonicus ecotype B-129 chromosome 3, LjGifu_v1.2 genomic stretch:
- the LOC130747874 gene encoding protein IQ-DOMAIN 11-like, with protein MAKKKSWFNLVKRFFIWDTHSTQEKKERKRKWVFGRLKSKRLPSITAPPPPSKETTLSEAEEKQSKQGRNRATAAEAVLLTDVSQSSHECQENSKESLLVKNMNSAPQSIYQCQREIRESAAIKIQTAFRGYLAKKALRALKGIVKLQAIIRGRAVRRQAMSTLKCLQSIVSIQSKVCARRFQMVEGKWDFTENEEMQDSKDKIIRMDSNSERKWDHRTLLKEEVDASFISKKEASLKRERIKEYYSFNHRRSAETDRSKVNGRWRYWLDQWVDTQLSKSKELEDLDSVFSSHSRAGEEHEGRKLKLRSTRRQNPVEGLDSPSRKSFPHRRQCSVGEDHSFSSTSPATPAYMAATESARAKARLTSSPKARSGNLDTYSDSYSPSKKKLPIVSSVNQQRSPSFKGLSVPIKSSRTIKDLSINSDCSSLPNWDRPSSFK; from the exons ATGGCCAAGAAGAAGAGCTGGTTTAATTTGGTGAAGAGGTTCTTTATATGGGACACTCATTCCACACAAGAGAAG AAggagagaaaaaggaaatgGGTATTTGGAAGGCTAAAGAGCAAGAGATTACCTTCAATTAcagctccaccaccaccatcaaaaGAAACAACACTAAGTGAAGCAGAGGAGAAACAGAGCAAACAGGGGAGGAACAGAGCTACTGCTGCTGAGGCTGTTCTGCTCACTGATGTCTCACAATCTTCACATGAATGTCAAGAAAACTCAAAAGAATCTCTACTTGTTAAAAATATGAATAGTGCTCCTCAATCCATATACCAGTGCCAGAGGGAGATTAGAGAATCTGCTGCCATCAAAATCCAAACTGCATTCCGGGGTTACCTG GCAAAGAAGGCTTTGAGGGCATTGAAAGGAATAGTAAAGCTTCAAGCTATCATTCGTGGCAGAGCAGTGAGACGCCAAGCTATGAGTACTCTCAAGTGCTTGCAGTCCATTGTAAGTATCCAGTCAAAAGTCTGTGCAAGGAGATTCCAAATGGTGGAAGGAAAATGGGACTTCACTGAAAATGAAGAGATGCAAGATTCTAAAGACAAGATAATTAGG ATGGACTCAAACAGTGAAAGAAAATGGGATCACAGAACTTTATTAAAGGAAGAGGTAGATGCTTCTTTCATAAGCAAGAAAGAAGCAAGTCTCAagagagaaagaataaaagagtACTACTCATTTAACCATAGA AGGTCAGCGGAGACGGATAGAAGTAAAGTAAATGGAAGATGGAGGTACTGGCTGGATCAGTGGGTAGATACACAGCTTTCCAAAAGCAAAGAACTTGAGGATTTAGACTCAGTTTTCAGCTCACATTCTAGAGCTGGGGAGGAACATGAAGGAAGGAAACTTAAGCTGAGAAGTACTCGAAGACAAAATCCAGTTGAAGGATTAGATTCTCCATCAAGAAAATCTTTTCCTCACAGGAGGCAGTGTTCAGTGGGAGAAGACCACTCATTTTCTTCAACCTCTCCTGCAACTCCAGCATACATGGCTGCAACTGAATCAGCAAGAGCCAAAGCAAGATTAACAAGCTCCCCAAAAGCAAGATCTGGGAATTTGGACACATACTCTGATAGCTATTCACCTTCCAAGAAAAAGCTACCAATTGTATCTTCTGTTAACCAGCAAAGATCTCCAAGCTTCAAGGGCCTTTCAGTGCCTATAAAATCAAGCAGGACTATAAAGGATCTCAGCATTAATTCAGACTGTTCATCACTGCCTAATTGGGATCGCCCAAGTTCCTTCAAATGA
- the LOC130747875 gene encoding cytokinin dehydrogenase 6-like translates to MRYHYQPFSLVGEHNIMFLRSFIILFLSCIVIRLSLCLSSIPSTLKTLPLNLNFDEASLRHAARDFGNRYQHHPMAVLHPESVPDIAATIKHIWLMGPSSHLTVAARGHGHSLQGQAQAHGGIVINMESLKVKEMQVYGGNSPYVDVSGGELWINILHETLRYGYAPRSWTDYLHLTVGGTLSNAGVSGQAFKHGPQISNVQQLEIVTGTGEVVNCSKEHNGELFHSALGGLGQFGIITRARILLEPAPTKVKWIRVLYSDFSAFTRDQEQLISAENAFDYIEGFVIINRTGLLNNWRSSFNPQDPVQASHFKSEGRTLYCLELAKYFSLEEIDVVNQEVERDLSYLSYIPSTLFLTEVTYVDFLDRVHVSEVKLRSKGLWDVPHPWLNLFIPKSKIHSFAQVVFGNILKETSNGPVLIYPVNKSKWDNRTSVAIPDEDIFYLVAFLTSAVPSSNGTDGLEYILSQNKRILEYCERAQLGAKQYLPHHSTQEEWRDHFGSKWEAFLKRKSLYDPLAILAPGQGIFQKTVSFS, encoded by the exons ATGAGATACCATTACCAACCATTTAGTCTTGTTGGGGAACACAACATTATGTTCCTCAGAAGCTTCATCATCTTGTTTCTTAGTTGCATAGTCATTAGGCTTAGCTTGTGTCTTTCAAGTATCCCTTCCACACTAAAAACACTTCCccttaatttaaattttgatgAAGCTAGCCTAAGGCATGCAGCCAGGGACTTTGGTAACAGGTACCAACACCATCCAATGGCAGTGCTGCATCCAGAATCAGTTCCTGATATAGCTGCCACCATAAAGCATATCTGGCTCATGGGACCTAGCTCTCATCTCACTGTTGCAGCCAGAGGCCATGGCCACTCACTGCAGGGCCAGGCACAAGCTCATGGAGGAATAGTGATCAACATGGAATCACTCAAGGTTAAAGAAATGCAGGTATATGGAGGAAATTCTCCATATGTGGATGTCTCAGGTGGGGAACTGTGGATAAACATCCTGCATGAGACTCTGAGATACGGTTATGCACCAAGATCATGGACAGATTACCTTCATCTTACAGTTGGTGGCACTCTCTCCAATGCTGGTGTTAGTGGTCAGGCATTTAAGCACGGTCCCCAGATAAGCAATGTTCAGCAGCTGGAGATTGTTACAG GAACAGGGGAGGTGGTAAACTGTTCTAAGGAGCATAATGGGGAACTCTTTCACAGTGCTCTTGGGGGGCTCGGTCAGTTTGGCATTATAACCAGGGCAAGAATTCTCCTAGAACCAGCACCTACCAAG GTAAAGTGGATTAGAGTGCTATACTCAGACTTCTCAGCTTTCACAAGAGACCAAGAGCAATTAATATCTGCAGAAAATGCATTTGATTACATTGAAGGATTTGTGATAATAAACAGAACTGGTCTGCTAAATAACTGGAGATCCTCCTTCAATCCACAAGACCCAGTTCAAGCTAGTCATTTCAAGTCAGAGGGAAGAACACTCTACTGCCTAGAATTGGCCAAATACTTCAGCTTGGAAGAAATAGATGTAGTAAATCAG GAAGTTGAGAGAGACCTGTCCTATTTAAGCTATATCCCATCAACCCTTTTTCTAACAGAAGTCACATATGTAGATTTCTTAGACAGGGTGCATGTATCCGAGGTCAAATTGCGTTCAAAAGGCTTGTGGGATGTTCCACACCCATGGCTCAATCTCTTTATACCAAAAAGCAAAATACACAGTTTCGCACAAGTCGTATTCGGGAACATCCTCAAAGAAACAAGCAATGGTCCTGTCCTTATCTACCCAGTAAACAAATCAAA GTGGGACAACAGAACTTCTGTTGCTATTCCAGATGAAGATATTTTCTACCTAGTGGCATTTCTTACCTCTGCTGTCCCTTCTTCCAATGGAACTGATGGTCTAGAATATATACTAAGTCAGAATAAAAGGATTTTAGAATACTGTGAAAGAGCACAACTTGGAGCAAAGCAATATTTACCCCACCACAGTACACAGGAAGAATGGAGGGACCATTTTGGTTCCAAGTGGGAAGCATTTCTGAAAAGAAAATCTCTTTATGACCCACTAGCAATACTTGCTCCTGGCCAAGGAATATTTCAAAAAACAGTATCTTTCTCATGA
- the LOC130747876 gene encoding putative calcium-transporting ATPase 11, plasma membrane-type isoform X1 produces MERYLRENFHVQPKRPPEEALRRWRSAVSVVKNPRRRFRNVANLAQRAEADRKRKKLQEKIRVALYVQKAALHFINAGSQVSGGYMLSKEVHEAGFRIEPDELASIVRSHDTKSLEHHKGVEGLAEALRVSLQDGISSHDVEHRQKTYGFNRFTEKPSRSFWMFVWDAMQDLTLIILMVCAVVSVGVGISTEGWPKGMYDGVGIILCILLVVFVTSISDYKQSLQFKDLDKEKKNVSIQVTRDSRRQKVSIYDLVVGDVVHLSIGDIVPADGLFISGFSLLIDESSLSGESEAVNADQQKPFLLSGTTVQDGSAKMLVTSVGMRTEWGRLMATLNEGGDDETPLQVKLNGVATIIGKIGLGFALLTFLVLTGRFLFEKIVDHKITEWGLDDASKLLNFFATAVIIIVVAVPEGLPLAVTLSLAFAMKKLMQDKALVRHLAACETMGSAGCICTDKTGTLTTNHMVVDKIWICQHTKIIQRGNNDDVLKKSISEQIFDLFLQSIFQNTGSEVVKGQDGKTKVMGTPTESALLELGLLLGGDSKFYNNKYKIVKVEPFNSIKKKMSVLVSLPDGTNKYRAFCKGASEIVLKMCDKVVSEDGKVVDLNEQQRNSITEVINGFASEALRTLGIAFKDVEGSSSGGDNNIPEDKYTLIAIIGIKDPVRPGVKEAVKTCLDAGIIVRMVTGDNINTAKAIAKECGILTDGLAIEGPDFRNKTQQEMEEIIPKIQVMARSLPLDKHTLVTRLRNDFNEVVAVTGDGTNDAPALHEADIGLAMGIAGTEVAKENADVIVMDDNFATIVNVARWGRSVYINIQKFVQFQLTVNVVALMLNFISACVSGSAPLTAVQMLWVNMIMDTLGALALATEPPHDGLMKRPPIGRNAKFITGVMWRNIIGQSIYQIIVLLILKFKGKQILKLNGPEEDATSVLNTVIFNTFVFCQVFNEVNSREMEKIDVFTNMFSSWIFLMVMASTVFFQVIIVQYLGAFAQTVPLSQELWLTSVMIGAVSLLVAVVLKCIPAPVSNYITAHHDGYEQLPTGPELA; encoded by the exons ATGGAGCGGTACCTGAGAGAAAACTTCCACGTTCAGCCCAAGCGCCCTCCAGAGGAAGCACTTCGCCGATGGAGATCCGCAGTCTCCGTCGTCAAGAACCCCCGCCGCCGCTTCCGCAATGTGGCCAATCTCGCCCAACGTGCAGAAGCCGATCGGAAGCGCAAGAAGCTCCAG GAAAAGATACGGGTAGCTCTCTATGTGCAAAAGGCAGCGTTGCATTTTATAAACG CTGGGAGCCAAGTTAGTGGTGGCTACATGCTCTCCAAAGAGGTCCATGAAGCAGGTTTCCGAATCGAGCCAGATGAATTAGCCTCCATTGTTCGGTCCCACGACACAAAATCTTTGGAACACCATAAGGGAGTTGAAGGATTAGCAGAAGCTCTCCGTGTGTCATTGCAAGACGGCATCAGTTCACACGATGTAGAACACAGACAGAAAACCTATGGTTTTAACCGCTTTACGGAGAAGCCCTCCAGAAGTTTTTGGATGTTCGTTTGGGATGCAATGCAAGATTTAACTCTAATTATCCTCATGGTATGTGCTGTGGTTTCAGTAGGTGTTGGAATCTCAACTGAAGGTTGGCCAAAAG GTATGTATGATGGAGTGGGAATCATACTGTGTATTCTTTTAGTGGTCTTTGTCACTTCAATCAGTGACTACAAACAGTCTTTACAATTCAAGGATTTggataaagaaaagaaaaatgtcaGCATTCAAGTTACAAGAGATAGTAGGAGGCAAAAGGTTTCAATTTATGATCTAGTGGTAGGAGATGTGGTTCATCTCTCAATTGGAGACATAGTTCCTGCAGATGGTTTATTCATATCAGGGTTTAGCTTATTGATTGATGAGTCAAGTTTATCAGGTGAGAGTGAGGCTGTGAATGCTGATCAACAGAAGCCTTTTCTTCTATCTGGAACCACAGTGCAAGATGGCTCTGCTAAAATGCTAGTGACTTCGGTTGGTATGAGAACTGAATGGGGAAGGTTGATGGCAACTCTGAATGAAGGAGGAGATGATGAGACACCCCTTCAGGTTAAATTGAATGGGGTTGCAACCATTATTGGAAAAATAGGCTTGGGTTTTGCCTTGTTGACATTCCTTGTTCTTACTGGTAGGTTTTTGTTTGAGAAAATAGTGGACCACAAGATCACAGAATGGGGTCTAGATGATGCATCTAAGCTTCTCAATTTCTTTGCAACTGCTGTCATTATAATAGTTGTGGCAGTTCCTGAGGGGTTACCTTTGGCAGTGACACTAAGCCTTGCATTTGCAATGAAGAAACTAATGCAAGATAAGGCACTAGTCAGGCACCTCGCTGCATGTGAGACAATGGGTTCTGCTGGTTGCATTTGCACAGACAAGACTGGGACTTTAACTACAAATCACATGGTTGTAGATAAAATATGGATTTGCCAACATACCAAGATAATTCAAAGAGGCAACAATGATGATGTGTTGAAAAAATCCATTTCTGAACAGATATTTGATCTCTTTTTGCAGTCCATATTCCAAAACACTGGCTCAGAGGTAGTCAAAGGGCAAGATGGAAAAACCAAGGTCATGGGTACTCCCACAGAGTCAGCATTGTTGGAACTTGGTTTGCTTTTGGGAGGTGATTCCAAGTTCTATAATAACAAGTATAAGATAGTAAAAGTTGAGCCTTTCAATTCAATCAAAAAAAAGATGTCAGTTCTTGTGTCTCTTCCTGATGGTACCAACAAGTATAGAGCATTTTGCAAAGGAGCATCAGAAATAGTTCTAAAAATGTGTGACAAAGTTGTTAGTGAAGACGGCAAAGTCGTAGATTTGAACGAGCAACAGAGAAACAGCATCACAGAAGTTATCAATGGTTTTGCTTCTGAGGCTCTGAGAACACTCGGCATAGCCTTCAAGGATGTTGAAGGATCATCCTCTGGAGGAGATAATAACATTCCTGAGGATAAGTACACGTTGATTGCAATTATTGGGATCAAGGATCCAGTGAGGCCTGGTGTAAAAGAAGCTGTGAAGACTTGTTTAGATGCTGGGATAATTGTTAGAATGGTAACTGGTGACAACATAAATACTGCTAAAGCAATAGCTAAAGAATGTGGCATCTTGACTGATGGATTGGCGATAGAGGGACCGGATTTCCGGAACAAGACTCAGCAAGAAATGGAAGAGATAATTCCCAAAATACAG GTAATGGCTCGATCTTTGCCTCTTGACAAACACACTTTGGTGACCCGTTTGAGGAATGACTTTAATGAAGTTGTGGCAGTAACTGGTGATGGGACCAACGATGCTCCAGCGTTGCATGAGGCTGATATTGGACTTGCTATGGGCATTGCTGGAACTGAG GTAGCAAAAGAGAATGCTGATGTGATTGTAATGGATGATAACTTCGCCACCATAGTGAATGTTGCCAGATGGGGTCGTTCTGTTTACATTAACATACAAAAATTTGTCCAGTTCCAGTTAACAGTTAATGTTGTAGCTCTCATGCTGAACTTCATTTCAGCTTGTGTGTCAG GCTCTGCTCCTCTTACTGCTGTTCAAATGCTTTGGGTGAATATGATCATGGACACTCTAGGAGCATTGGCATTGGCTACAGAACCTCCCCATGATGGGCTAATGAAAAGGCCACCTATTGGAAGGAATGCCAAATTCATCACTGGGGTCATGTGGAGGAACATAATTGGTCAGAGCATCTATCAAATTATTGTCCTTTTGATTCTCAAATTTAAAGGAAAACAGATTCTCAAGCTCAATGGACCTGAAGAGGATGCCACCTCTGTTCTGAATACAGTAATATTCAACACCTTTGTGTTTTGCCAG GTATTCAATGAGGTAAACAGCCGTGAGATGGAGAAAATTGATGTTTTCACCAACATGTTCAGCAGCTGGATTTTCTTGATGGTCATGGCCTCAACGGTATTCTTTCAAGTCATAATAGTTCAGTATCTTGGTGCTTTTGCTCAAACAGTTCCACTGAGCCAGGAGTTATGGCTAACCAGTGTCATGATTGGTGCGGTAAGTTTACTCGTAGCTGTTGTCCTCAAGTGCATCCCAGCTCCTGTGAGTAATTACATCACCGCCCATCACGATGGTTACGAGCAGCTCCCCACCGGACCAGAGCTCGCATGA
- the LOC130747876 gene encoding putative calcium-transporting ATPase 11, plasma membrane-type isoform X2: MERYLRENFHVQPKRPPEEALRRWRSAVSVVKNPRRRFRNVANLAQRAEADRKRKKLQEKIRVALYVQKAALHFINGIYIQYLSLHFSGGYMLSKEVHEAGFRIEPDELASIVRSHDTKSLEHHKGVEGLAEALRVSLQDGISSHDVEHRQKTYGFNRFTEKPSRSFWMFVWDAMQDLTLIILMVCAVVSVGVGISTEGWPKGMYDGVGIILCILLVVFVTSISDYKQSLQFKDLDKEKKNVSIQVTRDSRRQKVSIYDLVVGDVVHLSIGDIVPADGLFISGFSLLIDESSLSGESEAVNADQQKPFLLSGTTVQDGSAKMLVTSVGMRTEWGRLMATLNEGGDDETPLQVKLNGVATIIGKIGLGFALLTFLVLTGRFLFEKIVDHKITEWGLDDASKLLNFFATAVIIIVVAVPEGLPLAVTLSLAFAMKKLMQDKALVRHLAACETMGSAGCICTDKTGTLTTNHMVVDKIWICQHTKIIQRGNNDDVLKKSISEQIFDLFLQSIFQNTGSEVVKGQDGKTKVMGTPTESALLELGLLLGGDSKFYNNKYKIVKVEPFNSIKKKMSVLVSLPDGTNKYRAFCKGASEIVLKMCDKVVSEDGKVVDLNEQQRNSITEVINGFASEALRTLGIAFKDVEGSSSGGDNNIPEDKYTLIAIIGIKDPVRPGVKEAVKTCLDAGIIVRMVTGDNINTAKAIAKECGILTDGLAIEGPDFRNKTQQEMEEIIPKIQVMARSLPLDKHTLVTRLRNDFNEVVAVTGDGTNDAPALHEADIGLAMGIAGTEVAKENADVIVMDDNFATIVNVARWGRSVYINIQKFVQFQLTVNVVALMLNFISACVSGSAPLTAVQMLWVNMIMDTLGALALATEPPHDGLMKRPPIGRNAKFITGVMWRNIIGQSIYQIIVLLILKFKGKQILKLNGPEEDATSVLNTVIFNTFVFCQVFNEVNSREMEKIDVFTNMFSSWIFLMVMASTVFFQVIIVQYLGAFAQTVPLSQELWLTSVMIGAVSLLVAVVLKCIPAPVSNYITAHHDGYEQLPTGPELA; the protein is encoded by the exons ATGGAGCGGTACCTGAGAGAAAACTTCCACGTTCAGCCCAAGCGCCCTCCAGAGGAAGCACTTCGCCGATGGAGATCCGCAGTCTCCGTCGTCAAGAACCCCCGCCGCCGCTTCCGCAATGTGGCCAATCTCGCCCAACGTGCAGAAGCCGATCGGAAGCGCAAGAAGCTCCAG GAAAAGATACGGGTAGCTCTCTATGTGCAAAAGGCAGCGTTGCATTTTATAAACGGTATCTACATTCAATACCTTTCACTTCACT TTAGTGGTGGCTACATGCTCTCCAAAGAGGTCCATGAAGCAGGTTTCCGAATCGAGCCAGATGAATTAGCCTCCATTGTTCGGTCCCACGACACAAAATCTTTGGAACACCATAAGGGAGTTGAAGGATTAGCAGAAGCTCTCCGTGTGTCATTGCAAGACGGCATCAGTTCACACGATGTAGAACACAGACAGAAAACCTATGGTTTTAACCGCTTTACGGAGAAGCCCTCCAGAAGTTTTTGGATGTTCGTTTGGGATGCAATGCAAGATTTAACTCTAATTATCCTCATGGTATGTGCTGTGGTTTCAGTAGGTGTTGGAATCTCAACTGAAGGTTGGCCAAAAG GTATGTATGATGGAGTGGGAATCATACTGTGTATTCTTTTAGTGGTCTTTGTCACTTCAATCAGTGACTACAAACAGTCTTTACAATTCAAGGATTTggataaagaaaagaaaaatgtcaGCATTCAAGTTACAAGAGATAGTAGGAGGCAAAAGGTTTCAATTTATGATCTAGTGGTAGGAGATGTGGTTCATCTCTCAATTGGAGACATAGTTCCTGCAGATGGTTTATTCATATCAGGGTTTAGCTTATTGATTGATGAGTCAAGTTTATCAGGTGAGAGTGAGGCTGTGAATGCTGATCAACAGAAGCCTTTTCTTCTATCTGGAACCACAGTGCAAGATGGCTCTGCTAAAATGCTAGTGACTTCGGTTGGTATGAGAACTGAATGGGGAAGGTTGATGGCAACTCTGAATGAAGGAGGAGATGATGAGACACCCCTTCAGGTTAAATTGAATGGGGTTGCAACCATTATTGGAAAAATAGGCTTGGGTTTTGCCTTGTTGACATTCCTTGTTCTTACTGGTAGGTTTTTGTTTGAGAAAATAGTGGACCACAAGATCACAGAATGGGGTCTAGATGATGCATCTAAGCTTCTCAATTTCTTTGCAACTGCTGTCATTATAATAGTTGTGGCAGTTCCTGAGGGGTTACCTTTGGCAGTGACACTAAGCCTTGCATTTGCAATGAAGAAACTAATGCAAGATAAGGCACTAGTCAGGCACCTCGCTGCATGTGAGACAATGGGTTCTGCTGGTTGCATTTGCACAGACAAGACTGGGACTTTAACTACAAATCACATGGTTGTAGATAAAATATGGATTTGCCAACATACCAAGATAATTCAAAGAGGCAACAATGATGATGTGTTGAAAAAATCCATTTCTGAACAGATATTTGATCTCTTTTTGCAGTCCATATTCCAAAACACTGGCTCAGAGGTAGTCAAAGGGCAAGATGGAAAAACCAAGGTCATGGGTACTCCCACAGAGTCAGCATTGTTGGAACTTGGTTTGCTTTTGGGAGGTGATTCCAAGTTCTATAATAACAAGTATAAGATAGTAAAAGTTGAGCCTTTCAATTCAATCAAAAAAAAGATGTCAGTTCTTGTGTCTCTTCCTGATGGTACCAACAAGTATAGAGCATTTTGCAAAGGAGCATCAGAAATAGTTCTAAAAATGTGTGACAAAGTTGTTAGTGAAGACGGCAAAGTCGTAGATTTGAACGAGCAACAGAGAAACAGCATCACAGAAGTTATCAATGGTTTTGCTTCTGAGGCTCTGAGAACACTCGGCATAGCCTTCAAGGATGTTGAAGGATCATCCTCTGGAGGAGATAATAACATTCCTGAGGATAAGTACACGTTGATTGCAATTATTGGGATCAAGGATCCAGTGAGGCCTGGTGTAAAAGAAGCTGTGAAGACTTGTTTAGATGCTGGGATAATTGTTAGAATGGTAACTGGTGACAACATAAATACTGCTAAAGCAATAGCTAAAGAATGTGGCATCTTGACTGATGGATTGGCGATAGAGGGACCGGATTTCCGGAACAAGACTCAGCAAGAAATGGAAGAGATAATTCCCAAAATACAG GTAATGGCTCGATCTTTGCCTCTTGACAAACACACTTTGGTGACCCGTTTGAGGAATGACTTTAATGAAGTTGTGGCAGTAACTGGTGATGGGACCAACGATGCTCCAGCGTTGCATGAGGCTGATATTGGACTTGCTATGGGCATTGCTGGAACTGAG GTAGCAAAAGAGAATGCTGATGTGATTGTAATGGATGATAACTTCGCCACCATAGTGAATGTTGCCAGATGGGGTCGTTCTGTTTACATTAACATACAAAAATTTGTCCAGTTCCAGTTAACAGTTAATGTTGTAGCTCTCATGCTGAACTTCATTTCAGCTTGTGTGTCAG GCTCTGCTCCTCTTACTGCTGTTCAAATGCTTTGGGTGAATATGATCATGGACACTCTAGGAGCATTGGCATTGGCTACAGAACCTCCCCATGATGGGCTAATGAAAAGGCCACCTATTGGAAGGAATGCCAAATTCATCACTGGGGTCATGTGGAGGAACATAATTGGTCAGAGCATCTATCAAATTATTGTCCTTTTGATTCTCAAATTTAAAGGAAAACAGATTCTCAAGCTCAATGGACCTGAAGAGGATGCCACCTCTGTTCTGAATACAGTAATATTCAACACCTTTGTGTTTTGCCAG GTATTCAATGAGGTAAACAGCCGTGAGATGGAGAAAATTGATGTTTTCACCAACATGTTCAGCAGCTGGATTTTCTTGATGGTCATGGCCTCAACGGTATTCTTTCAAGTCATAATAGTTCAGTATCTTGGTGCTTTTGCTCAAACAGTTCCACTGAGCCAGGAGTTATGGCTAACCAGTGTCATGATTGGTGCGGTAAGTTTACTCGTAGCTGTTGTCCTCAAGTGCATCCCAGCTCCTGTGAGTAATTACATCACCGCCCATCACGATGGTTACGAGCAGCTCCCCACCGGACCAGAGCTCGCATGA